The following proteins come from a genomic window of Pseudomonas sp. WJP1:
- a CDS encoding energy transducer TonB — MGNVQTAAGAHEVLWRQAPGGELVDLGRVHRVPLGQLRLQRAPKGILSRREAILLGVLALLVHGAVIYWLNQQPTKELPIVPPEIPPMTIEFSRPAPPVVEPPPPPPPPPPPVVEPPPPVVDELAAKPAPPKPIPKPKPIIKPVPKPAPKAAPQPPAPPQPAAPVAAPVPPAPPAPAPVTPASASAGYLKNPAPEYPSLAQRRGWEGTVLLRVHVLANGKPGEIQIQKSSGREALDEAALSAVKRWSFVPAKQGDVAQDGWVSVPIDFKIH; from the coding sequence ATGGGCAATGTCCAGACCGCCGCCGGCGCACACGAGGTGCTTTGGCGCCAGGCGCCAGGTGGCGAGTTGGTCGACCTCGGGAGGGTGCACCGCGTGCCCTTGGGCCAGCTGCGTTTGCAGCGTGCGCCCAAGGGCATCCTGAGCCGACGCGAAGCGATACTGCTCGGTGTGCTGGCGTTGCTGGTGCACGGTGCGGTGATCTACTGGCTCAATCAACAGCCGACCAAAGAATTGCCAATCGTGCCGCCGGAAATTCCGCCGATGACCATCGAGTTTTCGCGTCCGGCGCCGCCAGTGGTCGAACCGCCGCCACCTCCACCGCCGCCACCACCACCTGTGGTCGAGCCACCGCCGCCCGTGGTGGACGAATTGGCGGCCAAGCCGGCGCCGCCAAAACCGATTCCCAAACCAAAGCCGATCATTAAACCGGTGCCAAAACCTGCGCCAAAAGCAGCCCCGCAACCGCCCGCGCCGCCACAACCGGCTGCTCCGGTCGCGGCCCCGGTGCCACCTGCACCGCCCGCGCCGGCACCCGTGACACCCGCCTCGGCCAGCGCCGGGTATTTGAAAAACCCGGCGCCGGAGTACCCGTCGCTAGCCCAGCGTCGCGGTTGGGAAGGCACGGTGTTGTTACGTGTACATGTTCTCGCTAACGGCAAGCCCGGGGAGATCCAGATTCAGAAAAGCAGCGGTCGCGAGGCCCTTGATGAGGCGGCCCTGAGCGCCGTGAAACGCTGGAGTTTCGTGCCTGCCAAGCAGGGTGATGTGGCCCAGGACGGCTGGGTCAGCGTGCCCATCGATTTCAAGATTCATTAA
- a CDS encoding MetQ/NlpA family ABC transporter substrate-binding protein, with product MKKVLLFTALAAALTAGLAQAGEKLVVAATPIPHAEILELIKPTLAKEGVDLEIKVFTDYVQPNVQVDQKRLDANYFQTLPYLKSFNEGKGTHLETVVGVHVEPFGGYSKKVKTLAELKDGATIAIPNEGSNSGRALILLQKAGLIELKDPKNALATPKDIAKNPHNFKFKELESAMLPRVLDQVDLDMINTNYALEAGLNPAKDALVIEGADSPYVNFLVARPDNKDSVAIQKLAKALTSPEVKAFIEKKYSGAVLPAF from the coding sequence ATGAAAAAGGTTCTGTTGTTCACCGCACTGGCGGCTGCCCTGACTGCGGGCCTGGCCCAGGCTGGCGAGAAACTGGTGGTAGCGGCAACCCCGATTCCACACGCCGAGATTCTTGAGCTGATCAAGCCAACCCTCGCCAAAGAAGGCGTGGACCTGGAAATCAAAGTCTTCACCGACTACGTTCAGCCGAACGTACAGGTCGACCAGAAGCGTCTGGACGCCAACTACTTCCAGACCCTGCCGTACCTGAAAAGCTTCAACGAAGGCAAAGGCACTCACCTGGAAACCGTGGTCGGCGTTCATGTTGAACCGTTCGGCGGCTACTCGAAGAAAGTCAAAACCCTGGCCGAGCTCAAAGACGGCGCGACCATTGCCATCCCTAACGAAGGCAGCAACAGCGGCCGTGCCCTGATCCTGCTGCAGAAGGCTGGCCTGATCGAGTTGAAAGACCCGAAAAACGCCCTGGCCACGCCGAAAGACATCGCCAAGAACCCGCACAACTTCAAGTTCAAGGAGCTTGAGTCCGCCATGCTGCCGCGTGTGCTGGACCAGGTTGACCTGGACATGATCAACACCAACTACGCGCTGGAAGCGGGCCTGAACCCGGCTAAAGACGCACTGGTGATCGAAGGTGCCGATTCGCCTTACGTGAACTTCCTGGTGGCTCGTCCAGACAACAAGGACAGCGTCGCCATCCAGAAACTGGCCAAGGCCCTGACCAGCCCGGAAGTGAAAGCATTCATCGAGAAGAAGTACAGCGGCGCGGTTCTGCCAGCGTTCTGA
- a CDS encoding LysR family transcriptional regulator, protein MHIDLRQLRHFIALADQRSFVAGALAVNLSQSAFSRSIQALEHSVGCQLVDRGRKDLAPTKQGQVLLEHARRLVSGAQQMANEISQFNGLEAGELRFGCGPAPAAGLIPRAIGSFIGRYPKARVQFQVDDWQSLSKRLLSEEFEFFVADTRQFEADPDYLTQRLRPRKWHFCCRAGHPLAARESVSAAELMSYPMAVTIRPPNLRKVIVDLSGRPDFAPNVECENSYSLLGVVLRSDAIGIVGEYSDALHNAKGELVRLKIDGLADDLEELYTRYGIVSRAGYRLSPLAEAMIAQIKEVDGQDEEVCSLENLAV, encoded by the coding sequence ATGCATATCGACTTGCGCCAGCTTCGCCACTTCATCGCCCTCGCCGACCAGCGCAGCTTCGTCGCGGGCGCCCTGGCCGTGAACCTGTCGCAGTCGGCGTTCAGCCGCAGCATCCAGGCGCTGGAACACAGCGTCGGCTGTCAGTTGGTGGATCGCGGGCGCAAGGACCTGGCGCCGACCAAGCAGGGCCAGGTGTTGCTCGAACACGCGCGGCGGCTGGTCAGCGGTGCGCAGCAGATGGCCAACGAGATCAGCCAGTTCAACGGCCTGGAGGCCGGTGAATTGCGCTTCGGTTGCGGGCCGGCGCCAGCGGCGGGCTTGATCCCCCGGGCGATCGGCAGCTTTATTGGTCGCTACCCCAAGGCGCGGGTGCAATTTCAAGTGGATGACTGGCAAAGCCTGAGCAAGCGCCTGCTGAGCGAAGAGTTCGAATTTTTCGTCGCCGACACCCGGCAGTTCGAGGCCGACCCGGACTACCTGACCCAACGCCTGCGCCCGCGCAAATGGCACTTCTGCTGCCGCGCCGGGCATCCACTGGCCGCTCGCGAAAGCGTCAGCGCCGCCGAGTTGATGAGCTATCCGATGGCCGTCACCATTCGCCCGCCGAACCTGCGCAAAGTCATCGTCGACCTGAGCGGCCGGCCGGATTTCGCGCCCAATGTGGAATGCGAAAACAGCTACAGCCTGCTCGGTGTGGTGCTGCGCTCGGATGCGATTGGCATCGTCGGCGAGTATTCAGATGCGCTGCATAACGCCAAGGGTGAGTTGGTGCGCTTGAAGATCGATGGCCTGGCCGATGACCTGGAGGAGCTCTACACCCGCTACGGGATCGTCAGTCGCGCGGGGTATCGGCTGTCGCCGTTGGCCGAGGCGATGATTGCGCAGATCAAGGAGGTTGATGGGCAGGATGAAGAGGTGTGTTCGCTGGAAAATCTCGCTGTCTGA
- a CDS encoding TonB-dependent receptor, whose product MSPLNLASPLTPRRLKRLPLALLLAGSASWTQGYAAETTTAQEAPAKTAAGQAKADGTQLETVTVTTRRREESSQDVPTPMSVVSGQVLETQRVYRIQDLQQLVPSVNVAYMHARQSSVSIRGLGNNPASDGLEGSVGLYLDNVYLGRPGMAVFDLMDIEQLEVLRGPQGTLFGKNTTAGVINISTRAPTFTPERSIETSVGEDGYFQTKGTISGPLNDELAGRFSAYRTRSDGDIKNEFDGHDLNGGSRDGFRGQLLFKPNEAFNLRWIGDYNEEDSSAGTRVLYNTGPTINGVNLYQARANAAGATLVDGTHRKVNLNNDQHVTVHQGGTSVEANWTLPSDFTLTSISAYRWWNFTPRNDDGLNVSAYNNAGVSVEDKQYSQEFRLASPTGGFFDYVLGAYYFGSDLDNKSFSFYGPQADIWNGTPAGALANVTSIGKGHIETDSFALFAQGTWHLTERLDFTAGVRGTYEEKSAWVNRNAPVGGAAVAGAAAAVRQGRAGAYDSGDLNQYSSSPSGLLNLSYHFTDNVLGYATLSHGEKSGGVNLAVGTAPVAGADSLLIGTERANNAELGFKSTLWDRRLQLNANVFWTQVNGYQTNAYDDVNRVQYLTNAGSVRSRGVEFDSTLIPLRGLTLNINGSYNDVSYLSYKDAPCPPEVSLAPGAPASCDLSGHQVVGASKWIGNANGEYKWNLSNGFEEYVTASYAFRSKAVGTVEDSDFGQIPSYAVVNLSTGLRGDFKQGQWDVSLWLKNAFDKTYYTTLWTASNGGYEGLLGTPRTLGVTGRYDF is encoded by the coding sequence ATGAGTCCGTTGAACCTTGCGTCACCCCTTACACCCCGACGGCTCAAACGCCTGCCCCTGGCCCTGCTGCTGGCGGGGAGCGCCAGTTGGACCCAAGGCTATGCGGCCGAGACCACCACAGCCCAAGAGGCCCCGGCAAAAACCGCCGCGGGTCAGGCCAAGGCCGATGGCACTCAGCTGGAAACGGTGACCGTCACCACCCGCCGTCGCGAAGAAAGTTCACAGGATGTACCGACCCCGATGAGCGTGGTCAGTGGCCAGGTGCTGGAAACCCAGCGGGTCTATCGCATCCAGGATCTGCAGCAACTGGTGCCCAGCGTCAACGTCGCCTACATGCATGCGCGCCAGTCCAGCGTGTCGATCCGTGGCCTGGGCAACAACCCGGCCAGTGATGGCCTGGAAGGCAGCGTCGGGCTGTACCTCGACAACGTTTACCTCGGCCGGCCGGGCATGGCGGTGTTCGACCTGATGGACATCGAGCAACTCGAAGTGCTGCGCGGCCCGCAAGGCACGTTGTTCGGCAAGAACACCACGGCGGGCGTGATCAACATCAGCACGCGGGCGCCGACATTTACCCCGGAACGCAGCATCGAAACGTCGGTAGGCGAGGACGGTTACTTCCAGACCAAGGGCACCATTTCCGGCCCATTGAACGATGAACTCGCGGGACGTTTTTCCGCTTACCGCACCCGCAGCGATGGCGACATCAAGAACGAATTCGACGGCCATGACTTGAACGGCGGCTCACGGGATGGCTTTCGTGGCCAGTTGCTGTTCAAGCCCAATGAAGCATTCAATCTGCGCTGGATCGGCGACTATAACGAAGAGGATTCCAGCGCCGGCACCCGCGTGTTGTACAACACCGGGCCGACCATCAATGGCGTCAACCTCTACCAGGCCCGGGCCAATGCGGCAGGCGCCACGCTGGTCGATGGCACGCATCGCAAGGTCAACCTGAACAACGATCAACATGTCACCGTGCACCAGGGCGGCACGTCGGTCGAGGCAAACTGGACGCTGCCGAGCGACTTCACCCTGACCTCCATCAGCGCCTACCGCTGGTGGAACTTCACTCCGCGCAACGATGACGGCCTGAACGTCTCCGCTTACAACAACGCCGGCGTGTCAGTGGAGGATAAGCAGTATTCCCAGGAGTTTCGCCTGGCGTCACCCACCGGCGGTTTCTTCGATTACGTGCTCGGCGCCTATTACTTCGGCTCCGACCTGGACAACAAATCGTTCAGCTTTTACGGCCCACAAGCGGACATCTGGAATGGAACGCCCGCGGGCGCACTGGCCAATGTAACCAGCATCGGCAAAGGCCACATCGAAACCGACAGCTTCGCCCTGTTTGCCCAAGGCACCTGGCACCTCACCGAACGGTTGGACTTCACCGCCGGTGTGCGTGGCACTTATGAAGAGAAAAGCGCCTGGGTCAACCGCAACGCGCCAGTGGGTGGTGCGGCGGTGGCCGGGGCGGCAGCGGCGGTAAGACAAGGTCGCGCCGGGGCTTACGACTCCGGTGATTTGAATCAATACAGCTCCAGCCCTTCGGGTCTGCTGAACCTCAGCTATCACTTCACCGATAATGTGCTCGGCTACGCCACGCTGTCCCATGGCGAAAAATCCGGAGGGGTCAACCTGGCCGTCGGCACAGCCCCGGTCGCCGGCGCCGACTCGCTGCTGATCGGCACCGAACGCGCAAACAATGCTGAACTCGGTTTCAAAAGCACGCTCTGGGATCGTCGCCTTCAGCTTAACGCCAACGTGTTCTGGACCCAGGTCAACGGCTATCAAACCAATGCCTACGACGACGTCAACCGCGTGCAATACCTGACCAACGCCGGTTCCGTACGCTCCCGTGGCGTGGAGTTCGACAGCACGCTGATCCCGTTGCGCGGCCTGACGCTGAACATCAACGGCTCCTACAACGACGTCAGCTACCTCTCCTACAAAGATGCGCCGTGCCCGCCGGAAGTCAGCCTGGCGCCAGGCGCTCCGGCCTCTTGCGATCTCAGCGGCCATCAGGTGGTCGGCGCCTCGAAATGGATCGGCAACGCCAACGGCGAATACAAATGGAACCTGAGCAACGGCTTCGAAGAGTACGTCACCGCCAGCTACGCGTTCCGCTCCAAAGCGGTGGGCACGGTGGAAGATTCCGATTTCGGCCAGATCCCCAGCTACGCCGTGGTCAACCTGTCCACCGGCCTGCGCGGCGACTTCAAGCAGGGGCAGTGGGACGTCTCGCTGTGGCTGAAAAACGCTTTCGACAAAACCTATTACACCACTCTGTGGACCGCTTCCAACGGCGGTTACGAAGGCTTGCTCGGGACACCGCGAACCTTGGGTGTGACCGGTCGTTACGACTTCTGA
- a CDS encoding ExbD/TolR family protein, with translation MAFSTQDSDEVLSEINVTPLVDVMLVLLVVFIVTAPLLTNAIPINLPKTEAVAPVEQKDPLVVSIDGAGKLFINKDEIQPDLLEFKLQAAKAKDPEVRVQLQADDGVNYGEVARAMASIERAGITKLSVITAR, from the coding sequence ATGGCCTTCTCCACGCAAGACAGCGATGAGGTGCTAAGCGAGATCAACGTGACACCGCTGGTGGACGTGATGCTGGTGCTGCTGGTGGTGTTCATCGTCACCGCGCCGCTGCTGACTAACGCGATCCCGATCAACCTGCCCAAGACCGAAGCCGTGGCGCCGGTGGAGCAGAAAGACCCGCTGGTGGTGAGTATCGACGGGGCGGGCAAGCTGTTTATCAACAAGGATGAAATTCAGCCGGATTTGCTGGAGTTCAAGCTCCAGGCGGCCAAGGCCAAGGACCCCGAAGTGCGGGTGCAATTGCAGGCCGATGACGGGGTGAATTACGGCGAAGTGGCACGGGCCATGGCGTCGATCGAGCGGGCAGGGATTACCAAGTTGTCGGTGATCACCGCGCGCTGA
- a CDS encoding TauD/TfdA dioxygenase family protein — MSNAALAVKPAVHALEIHPVAGRIGAEIRGVKLSGELDANTVEAIQKALVQYKVIFFREQAHLDDQSQEAFAHLLGEPVAHPTVPVRDGTRFLLELDGAQGQRANSWHTDVTFVDAYPKASILRSVVAPAFGGDTLWANTATAYNELAPELRELADKLVAVHSNEYDYAGAKPDVSEEKLERYRKIFTSTIYETEHPVVRVHPISGEKSLLLGHFVKRIKGYSQGDSAHLFNLLQSHVIRQENIVRWRWQAGDVAIWDNRSTQHYAVDDYGTQDRVVRRVTLKGEVPVGVAGQRSQTVKGPDIGGV; from the coding sequence ATGAGCAATGCCGCTTTAGCTGTAAAACCCGCTGTCCACGCGCTTGAAATCCATCCAGTGGCCGGCCGGATCGGTGCCGAGATCCGTGGCGTGAAGCTCTCCGGTGAACTGGACGCCAACACCGTCGAGGCGATCCAGAAGGCGCTGGTGCAGTACAAGGTGATCTTCTTCCGCGAGCAGGCCCACCTCGACGATCAAAGCCAGGAAGCCTTCGCCCATCTGCTTGGCGAACCCGTGGCACACCCGACCGTGCCGGTGCGTGACGGCACTCGTTTCCTGCTCGAACTGGACGGTGCCCAAGGCCAACGCGCCAACTCCTGGCACACCGACGTGACCTTCGTCGACGCCTACCCGAAAGCCTCGATCCTGCGCTCGGTGGTTGCGCCCGCCTTTGGTGGCGACACCCTGTGGGCCAACACCGCCACGGCCTACAACGAACTGGCGCCGGAGCTGCGCGAACTGGCGGATAAACTGGTGGCGGTGCACAGCAACGAGTACGACTACGCCGGCGCCAAGCCTGACGTGTCGGAAGAAAAGCTGGAGCGCTACCGCAAGATCTTCACCTCGACCATCTACGAGACCGAGCATCCGGTGGTGCGCGTACACCCCATCAGCGGCGAGAAAAGCTTGCTGCTGGGGCATTTCGTCAAGCGCATCAAGGGTTACTCCCAGGGGGATTCGGCGCACCTGTTCAACCTGTTGCAGAGCCACGTCATCCGCCAGGAAAACATTGTGCGCTGGCGCTGGCAGGCCGGTGATGTGGCGATCTGGGACAACCGCTCCACCCAGCATTACGCGGTGGATGACTATGGCACCCAGGACCGCGTGGTACGGCGCGTGACGCTCAAGGGCGAGGTGCCGGTGGGTGTGGCGGGGCAGCGTAGTCAGACGGTGAAGGGGCCGGATATCGGCGGCGTCTGA
- a CDS encoding sigma 54-interacting transcriptional regulator: MSFETFGQPLLTFPDAEKSPLSIRAKALVFVDPRSRQLRQELEQLAPRSISVLIRGETGSGKELLARHIHRASDRGGLFVSVNCGAISPTYADAELFGYAAGSYSGSASSRAGWFGSANGGTLYLDEIGDLPLPIQIKLLAALENHEVTRVGAHQPSPVDVRLVAATSIDLAQAVAAGKFHERLYHYLSEGQLELPALRERVGDILSLAEYFLGIYSQRLDLPVPLISEAAQAVLERHSWPGNTRELENVIHFALLVSTGDEILPEHLNLPDEGLKQIEQQLKQILGNASDSEKGALKQILKDADLL, translated from the coding sequence ATGAGCTTTGAAACCTTCGGTCAGCCGCTGCTGACCTTTCCAGACGCTGAAAAAAGTCCCCTGAGCATCCGCGCCAAGGCGCTGGTATTCGTCGACCCGCGTTCGCGGCAATTGCGCCAGGAGCTGGAACAGCTGGCGCCGCGCTCGATCTCGGTGCTGATCCGTGGCGAAACCGGCAGTGGCAAGGAGCTGCTGGCCCGGCACATCCATCGCGCCAGTGATCGCGGCGGCTTGTTCGTCTCGGTCAATTGCGGGGCGATCAGCCCCACCTACGCCGACGCCGAATTGTTCGGCTATGCCGCCGGTAGCTACAGCGGTTCTGCCAGCAGTCGCGCCGGTTGGTTCGGTTCGGCCAATGGCGGCACGCTGTATCTGGATGAAATCGGCGATCTGCCGCTGCCGATCCAGATCAAATTGCTCGCTGCCCTGGAAAACCACGAAGTGACCCGCGTCGGTGCGCATCAACCGAGCCCGGTGGACGTGCGTCTGGTTGCCGCCACCAGCATCGATCTGGCCCAGGCAGTCGCCGCCGGGAAATTCCACGAGCGGCTCTACCATTACCTCAGCGAAGGCCAACTCGAACTGCCGGCACTGCGCGAGCGGGTCGGTGACATCCTGTCGCTGGCCGAATACTTCCTCGGCATCTACAGCCAGCGGCTGGACCTGCCAGTGCCACTGATCAGCGAGGCCGCGCAAGCGGTGCTGGAGCGACACAGCTGGCCGGGCAATACCCGGGAGCTGGAAAACGTCATTCACTTTGCGCTGCTGGTGAGTACCGGTGACGAGATTTTGCCGGAGCATTTGAATTTGCCTGATGAAGGCCTGAAGCAGATCGAACAGCAGCTCAAGCAAATACTCGGCAACGCTTCCGACAGCGAAAAAGGCGCCTTGAAACAAATACTTAAGGACGCCGACCTCCTGTAG
- a CDS encoding alpha/beta hydrolase — MRNESIRYLIVPGWQGSPEDHWQSHWQNSLPNSARVEQADWLTPRREDWVAALAEAIAADSTPVILIAHSLGCITVAHWAATAPVQFLRQVRGALLVAPADVERPACAPALRNFAPIPTDLLPFPSQIVSSDNDSAVSAPRALELARNWGAEAGILAGAGHINVKSGHQRWEQGFAYLYRLQNRMEHHALRRA; from the coding sequence ATGCGCAACGAATCAATTCGCTACCTGATTGTGCCGGGCTGGCAAGGATCGCCAGAAGATCATTGGCAAAGCCATTGGCAAAACAGTTTGCCGAACAGCGCACGGGTGGAGCAGGCGGACTGGCTGACACCGCGTCGTGAAGACTGGGTGGCGGCGCTGGCCGAGGCGATTGCGGCCGACAGTACCCCCGTCATCCTGATCGCCCACAGCCTTGGCTGCATCACCGTCGCGCATTGGGCGGCTACCGCGCCTGTGCAGTTTCTGCGTCAGGTGCGTGGCGCCTTGCTGGTCGCGCCGGCGGACGTCGAGCGCCCGGCTTGCGCGCCAGCCCTGCGCAATTTCGCACCGATTCCAACCGACCTGTTGCCGTTTCCCAGCCAGATCGTCAGCTCCGACAACGACAGCGCGGTCAGCGCGCCGCGGGCTCTGGAGCTGGCGCGTAACTGGGGCGCGGAAGCGGGGATCCTGGCGGGTGCCGGGCACATCAACGTGAAGTCGGGTCATCAGCGTTGGGAGCAGGGCTTTGCCTATCTCTATCGTCTGCAAAACCGTATGGAACACCACGCCCTGCGCCGCGCCTGA
- a CDS encoding alkaline phosphatase family protein, translated as MPNTQNPVSNVLYIMCDQLRRDYLSCYGHPHLHTPNIDRLTAAGVRFSRAYTQGTICGPSRMSAYTGRYVSSHQVAWNAVPLPLEELTIGDYLRPHGIRTALVGKTHATPNLDALQRLAIDPGSSRAESLNEVGFEPYLRHDGIFPDDPLFDDKRESAPYTHYLRDLGYAGRNPWHDWANAAEGAQGGILSGWKMRNAHLPARVPEQHSETVYTTDRALDFIAEQGEQPWCLHLSYIKPHWPYIAPTPYHALYGAGQVIEPVRAAEGEASDHPVYNAFRQHEESLNFSRDEVRLNVIPTYMGLIKQVDDQLGRLFDFLQSSGRWDDTLIVFTSDHGDFLGDHYLGEKEFLLEPAVGVPLIVRDPRPAADATRGSVDERLVETIDALPTFLEALGLPGAEHRLEGRSLIPLLHGVKTDWRRFAISEYDYAFQAPARERLHQPIDRCRMTMVRSERWKYLAYDGFRPQLFDLLKDPQELRDLGADPAYASVREEHAGYLFEWVRGLKRRTTISHQEIDLRGQRFRYGEPETEKMVQIGVW; from the coding sequence ATGCCCAACACCCAAAACCCCGTGAGCAACGTGCTGTACATCATGTGCGACCAACTGCGCCGTGATTACCTGTCGTGCTACGGCCACCCGCACTTGCATACCCCCAACATCGATCGCCTGACCGCCGCCGGTGTGCGTTTCAGTCGTGCTTATACCCAGGGCACGATCTGCGGCCCATCGCGGATGTCGGCCTATACCGGGCGTTATGTCAGCAGTCATCAAGTCGCCTGGAACGCCGTGCCCTTGCCGCTGGAAGAACTGACTATCGGTGACTACCTGCGCCCCCACGGTATTCGCACCGCACTGGTGGGCAAGACCCACGCCACGCCTAATCTCGATGCGTTGCAGCGGCTGGCCATCGACCCTGGCAGCTCACGGGCCGAGAGCCTGAACGAAGTCGGATTCGAGCCGTACTTGCGCCATGACGGCATCTTCCCCGACGACCCGCTGTTCGATGACAAACGCGAATCCGCGCCCTACACCCACTACCTGCGCGACCTCGGTTATGCCGGGCGCAACCCGTGGCACGACTGGGCCAACGCGGCCGAAGGCGCACAGGGGGGAATCCTCAGCGGCTGGAAAATGCGCAACGCCCATCTGCCGGCGCGGGTTCCCGAGCAGCATTCGGAAACCGTCTACACCACCGACCGCGCCCTCGACTTCATCGCCGAGCAGGGCGAGCAGCCCTGGTGCCTGCACCTGTCGTACATCAAACCCCATTGGCCCTACATCGCCCCCACGCCGTATCACGCGTTGTATGGCGCAGGACAGGTGATCGAGCCGGTGCGTGCAGCCGAGGGCGAGGCCAGCGATCACCCCGTGTACAACGCGTTCCGCCAGCACGAGGAGAGCCTGAATTTTTCCCGGGATGAAGTACGCCTGAACGTGATCCCGACGTACATGGGCCTGATCAAACAGGTCGATGACCAGCTCGGGCGGTTGTTCGATTTCCTGCAGAGCAGCGGTCGCTGGGATGACACCCTGATCGTGTTTACCAGCGACCATGGCGACTTCCTTGGTGACCACTACCTGGGGGAAAAAGAGTTCCTGCTGGAGCCGGCGGTGGGGGTTCCGCTGATCGTTCGCGACCCGCGTCCGGCGGCAGATGCAACGCGCGGTTCGGTGGATGAGCGACTGGTGGAAACCATCGACGCGCTGCCGACTTTCCTTGAGGCGCTGGGGTTGCCGGGGGCCGAGCATCGACTTGAAGGACGCTCGCTGATTCCCCTGCTGCACGGAGTAAAAACTGACTGGCGCCGCTTCGCGATCAGCGAGTACGACTACGCCTTCCAGGCACCTGCGCGGGAACGCTTGCATCAACCGATCGACCGCTGCCGCATGACCATGGTGCGCAGCGAGCGCTGGAAATACCTGGCGTATGACGGCTTTCGACCGCAACTGTTCGATTTGTTGAAGGATCCGCAGGAGCTACGAGACCTGGGTGCTGACCCGGCGTATGCCTCGGTTCGAGAAGAGCATGCGGGGTATTTGTTTGAGTGGGTGCGTGGGTTGAAGCGACGGACCACGATCAGCCATCAGGAGATTGATTTGCGTGGGCAGCGGTTTCGCTACGGAGAGCCGGAAACCGAGAAAATGGTGCAAATCGGCGTTTGGTGA
- a CDS encoding MotA/TolQ/ExbB proton channel family protein has product MTLLASPLQSIESAVIWLLVVFSVATWGLALLKGVQFGRLKAQDRKFHQRFWAVSSLDSAAELAETQPGAAARVAQAGYAAIQVGEAPQAADLSQAINHQDRLERALRQQIVRERRSLETGLAVVASIGSTSPFIGLFGTVWGIMEALKGISAAGSASLETVAGPIGAALVATGVGIAVAVPAVLVYNYFLRRLKLTAADLDDFAHDFYSLAQKSAFRVLIHPTAHKVAASGSAQKVKEAS; this is encoded by the coding sequence ATGACGTTATTGGCATCTCCACTCCAATCCATCGAAAGCGCGGTGATCTGGCTGCTGGTGGTTTTTTCCGTTGCCACCTGGGGCCTGGCGTTGCTCAAGGGCGTGCAGTTCGGTCGCCTGAAAGCCCAGGACCGAAAATTTCATCAGCGCTTCTGGGCCGTGTCGAGCCTGGATTCGGCGGCAGAGTTGGCCGAGACCCAACCGGGCGCCGCGGCGCGGGTAGCACAGGCTGGTTATGCGGCCATTCAGGTCGGCGAGGCGCCACAGGCGGCGGATTTGAGCCAGGCGATCAATCATCAGGATCGTCTCGAGCGGGCCCTGCGTCAGCAGATCGTGCGTGAACGCCGGTCGCTGGAAACCGGGCTGGCGGTGGTTGCGAGTATCGGTAGCACGTCGCCGTTCATTGGTTTGTTCGGCACGGTGTGGGGAATCATGGAGGCGTTGAAGGGCATCAGCGCAGCGGGCTCGGCGAGCCTGGAAACCGTCGCCGGCCCCATCGGTGCAGCGCTGGTTGCCACCGGTGTGGGGATCGCCGTCGCGGTGCCAGCGGTGCTGGTTTACAACTACTTTTTGCGTCGTTTGAAGCTGACGGCGGCGGACCTGGACGACTTCGCCCACGACTTCTACAGCCTGGCGCAGAAGAGTGCGTTCCGCGTGTTGATCCACCCAACCGCGCACAAAGTTGCGGCTTCGGGTAGCGCACAAAAAGTGAAGGAGGCGTCCTGA